A genomic segment from Flavobacterium sp. 9R encodes:
- a CDS encoding peptide MFS transporter has product MTETQEKTAHPKGLWVLFGTEMWERFNFYGMRTLLVLFLVNSLLMKEEDASLIYGGFLGLCYLTPMLGGFIADRYFGNRNCILLGGLMMAIGQLLLFFSGSIFPSNISLATTLMYSALGIIVFGNGFFKPNISSMVGSLYPKQEKSKLDTAFTIFYMGINLGAFLGQFICPYLGDVKDTGGIRDIHAFKWGFLAAAAAMLIGTVLFYFLKDKYVVSPEGKPLGGLPSKNESSDYEEGEAQSAVFSTKALALSVVAFVGMFLAFHFSVDGTNVVKTIIYPIIYAAGITLAGLILSDSSLTKVERDRILVIYIISFFIIFFWAAFEQAGSSLTFIADYQTDRNFFGFQMPASMVQIFNGLFVVALAVPFSMLWDKLRANDKEPISPVKLAIGLFLIAVSFYMIATQVKDLGTSGLLAIKWLILLYLINTCAELCLSPIGLSLVGKLSPKRFSSLLYGVFFLSNASGYALAGTLGSILPATGDKFIKAKELGIDLQAILDKKIVPTPEQLQLLETNQISPNNPVFVGFEIHNLFEFFMVFVISTGVAAIILFLLTPFLKKMMHGIR; this is encoded by the coding sequence ATGACAGAAACACAAGAGAAAACAGCTCATCCAAAAGGACTTTGGGTATTGTTTGGAACAGAAATGTGGGAACGATTCAACTTCTATGGAATGCGAACCCTATTAGTACTGTTCTTAGTTAATTCTTTATTAATGAAAGAAGAAGATGCTTCTTTAATCTATGGTGGTTTTCTAGGATTATGTTATTTGACACCTATGTTAGGTGGTTTCATTGCTGACCGTTATTTTGGAAACAGAAATTGTATTTTATTAGGCGGTCTGATGATGGCAATCGGGCAATTGTTATTGTTTTTTAGTGGAAGTATTTTTCCTTCTAATATATCATTGGCTACTACATTAATGTATAGCGCATTGGGAATCATTGTTTTTGGTAACGGATTTTTTAAGCCAAATATTTCTAGTATGGTGGGTAGTTTGTATCCGAAGCAAGAAAAAAGCAAATTGGATACTGCTTTTACTATTTTCTATATGGGAATTAATTTAGGAGCATTTTTAGGTCAGTTTATTTGTCCTTATTTAGGAGATGTAAAAGATACAGGTGGAATCAGAGATATTCACGCTTTCAAATGGGGATTCTTAGCAGCAGCAGCAGCTATGTTGATTGGAACTGTTTTGTTTTATTTCTTAAAAGATAAATATGTTGTTTCTCCAGAAGGGAAGCCATTAGGAGGATTGCCTTCTAAAAATGAATCTTCTGATTATGAAGAAGGAGAAGCTCAAAGTGCTGTTTTCTCAACAAAAGCTTTAGCTCTTTCTGTAGTTGCTTTCGTTGGAATGTTTCTAGCTTTCCATTTTTCTGTAGATGGAACTAATGTTGTAAAAACAATCATTTATCCAATTATTTATGCTGCTGGTATTACTTTAGCAGGATTGATTTTATCTGATAGTTCTTTGACAAAAGTAGAACGCGACCGTATTTTGGTAATTTATATTATTTCTTTTTTCATTATTTTCTTCTGGGCAGCTTTCGAACAAGCAGGTTCTTCATTGACTTTCATTGCCGATTATCAAACTGATAGAAATTTCTTTGGCTTCCAAATGCCAGCTTCGATGGTTCAAATTTTCAATGGATTATTTGTTGTGGCTTTAGCAGTTCCTTTTAGTATGTTATGGGATAAATTAAGAGCGAATGATAAAGAACCAATTTCGCCTGTAAAGTTAGCCATTGGTTTGTTTTTGATTGCAGTAAGTTTTTATATGATTGCTACTCAAGTTAAAGATTTAGGTACTTCTGGATTGTTGGCGATTAAATGGTTAATTCTTTTATACTTAATCAATACTTGTGCAGAGTTGTGTTTGTCTCCAATTGGACTTTCATTAGTTGGTAAATTGTCTCCAAAACGTTTTTCTTCTTTATTGTACGGCGTTTTCTTTTTGTCTAACGCTTCAGGATATGCGTTGGCAGGAACTTTAGGTTCTATTCTGCCTGCTACTGGGGATAAGTTTATTAAAGCGAAAGAATTGGGAATTGATTTACAAGCAATTTTGGATAAAAAAATAGTTCCAACTCCAGAGCAATTGCAACTTTTAGAAACAAATCAAATTAGTCCAAACAACCCTGTTTTTGTAGGTTTTGAAATCCATAATCTTTTTGAATTTTTTATGGTGTTTGTTATCTCTACAGGAGTTGCTGCAATAATTCTATTTTTATTGACGCCATTTTTGAAAAAAATGATGCACGGTATCCGTTAA
- a CDS encoding S9 family peptidase, with product MKLKKLALLFFIGMSSVFGQQKITVESIFTGAFRTKGMDALQAMNTTNQYTVLNANQARNGQQIDLYDYASLKKVATLIDTKDFPQLSDGIDSYSFSEDEKQILIANNTQPIFRHSFTADYFLYNITSKQLVKLFDFPVQEPTLSPDGKKIAYAKDNNLFVYDIATKATTSITTDGKKNSIINGITDWVYEEEFAFVKAFDWSADSKKIAFIRFDESEVPEFSMSIFQKELYPKVETFKYPKAGEKNAVVSLHIYDVASQAKKEVNLGNYSDFYIARMQWTNDANVLSAQVLNRHQDNLDLLFIDGTTAAAKVVLNEKDKAYIDVTDNLTFLKDNSFIWTSEKDGFNHIYLYDKTGKLINQVTKGNWEVTNYYGFDEKTKTIFYQSVENGSINRDIYRIGLDGKNKVRLSSKVGTSAATFSPNFQYFITTFSSATQPPVYTLNEAKAGKQLQMIEENQTLSNNLKGFNLPTKEFSVLKTEKGIELNMWMMKPKDFDATKKYPVFMFQYSGPGSQQVNNDWNSGDDYWFASLTQKGYIVACVDGRGTGFKGAAFKKVTQKELGKYEVIDQIDAAKVLGSYSFVDKSRIGIFGWSFGGFMASNCILKGNDVFKMAIAVAPVTNWRFYDSIYTERYMQTPQENPSGYDDNSPINHVQKLKGKFLLIHGSADDNVHVQNSMQMMEALIQANKQFDSQIYPDKNHGIFGGYTRIQLYNKMTNFILDNL from the coding sequence ATGAAATTAAAAAAATTGGCTTTATTGTTTTTTATCGGAATGTCTTCCGTTTTTGGGCAACAAAAAATAACCGTCGAATCTATTTTTACGGGTGCTTTTAGAACCAAAGGAATGGATGCATTACAGGCAATGAATACGACCAATCAGTACACCGTTTTGAATGCAAATCAGGCTCGTAATGGTCAACAAATTGATTTGTATGATTATGCTTCATTGAAGAAAGTAGCCACTTTGATTGACACTAAAGATTTTCCACAATTATCAGATGGAATCGACAGTTATAGCTTTAGTGAAGATGAAAAACAAATCCTAATTGCTAATAACACGCAGCCAATTTTTCGTCATTCTTTTACAGCCGATTATTTTTTATACAATATAACTTCTAAGCAATTAGTCAAATTATTTGATTTTCCTGTTCAAGAGCCAACGCTTTCGCCAGATGGTAAAAAGATAGCCTATGCAAAAGACAATAATTTGTTTGTTTACGACATTGCTACCAAAGCGACAACCTCAATTACTACAGACGGAAAAAAGAATAGTATCATCAACGGGATTACCGACTGGGTGTATGAAGAAGAATTTGCTTTTGTAAAAGCTTTTGACTGGAGTGCTGATAGTAAAAAGATTGCTTTTATCCGTTTTGATGAATCCGAAGTTCCTGAGTTTTCAATGTCTATTTTTCAAAAAGAGTTGTACCCAAAAGTAGAAACATTCAAATATCCTAAAGCTGGTGAAAAAAACGCAGTAGTGTCTTTGCATATTTATGATGTTGCGTCTCAAGCTAAAAAAGAAGTGAATTTAGGCAACTACTCTGATTTTTATATTGCAAGAATGCAATGGACAAACGATGCTAATGTACTTTCGGCTCAAGTGTTGAATCGTCATCAAGATAACTTAGATTTGTTGTTTATTGATGGTACTACAGCTGCAGCTAAAGTTGTTTTAAACGAGAAAGACAAAGCCTATATTGATGTTACGGACAACTTGACTTTCCTAAAAGACAACAGCTTTATCTGGACTAGCGAAAAAGATGGTTTCAATCATATTTATTTATACGATAAAACAGGAAAACTAATTAATCAAGTCACCAAAGGCAATTGGGAAGTGACCAATTATTATGGATTTGATGAAAAAACCAAAACTATTTTTTATCAATCGGTAGAAAATGGTTCTATCAACCGTGATATTTATCGCATTGGTTTAGATGGGAAAAACAAAGTACGTTTATCTTCTAAGGTAGGAACTAGTGCAGCTACGTTTAGCCCAAATTTCCAATATTTTATTACTACATTTTCAAGCGCCACGCAGCCTCCAGTTTATACTTTGAATGAAGCCAAAGCTGGAAAGCAATTGCAAATGATTGAGGAGAATCAAACCTTATCCAACAATTTAAAAGGCTTCAATTTGCCTACAAAAGAGTTCTCTGTTTTGAAAACAGAAAAAGGAATTGAACTCAATATGTGGATGATGAAACCTAAAGATTTTGACGCTACTAAGAAATATCCTGTTTTTATGTTCCAATATTCTGGGCCAGGTTCACAACAAGTCAATAATGATTGGAACAGCGGCGATGATTACTGGTTTGCATCGCTTACACAAAAAGGATATATTGTGGCCTGTGTTGACGGTAGAGGTACAGGTTTTAAAGGCGCAGCATTCAAAAAAGTGACTCAAAAAGAATTAGGGAAATACGAAGTAATCGACCAAATTGATGCTGCCAAAGTATTGGGTTCTTATTCTTTTGTAGACAAATCAAGAATAGGAATTTTTGGTTGGTCGTTTGGTGGATTTATGGCATCGAATTGTATTTTGAAAGGAAATGATGTTTTCAAAATGGCTATCGCAGTTGCTCCAGTAACCAATTGGCGTTTTTATGATAGTATTTATACGGAACGTTATATGCAAACACCACAAGAAAACCCTAGTGGTTATGATGATAACTCGCCAATTAATCACGTACAAAAATTAAAAGGCAAGTTTTTATTAATACACGGCTCGGCAGATGATAATGTACACGTTCAGAATTCAATGCAAATGATGGAAGCCTTGATTCAAGCCAACAAACAGTTCGATTCACAAATTTATCCAGACAAAAATCACGGTATTTTTGGAGGCTATACCCGAATTCAACTTTACAATAAAATGACTAACTTTATCCTTGATAATTTATAA
- a CDS encoding hydroxymethylglutaryl-CoA reductase, degradative, with amino-acid sequence MNQLKMNNTIAGFSKLSKEEKINWIANNYFSTPTEAIDLLKKYWNSDSILQQLHDEFIENTITNFYIPLGVAPNFLINGKNSSIPMAIEESSVVAAAAKSAKFWATRGGFKATIINTEKIGQVHFIYKGDAKKLKDFFADIKTAFFSDTEALTKNMRQRGGGILDIELRDKTELIPDYYQLHATFETKDSMGANFINSCLEQFAKTLKEKAENYESFTAEEKEIEVIMSILSNYVPNCLVRAEVSCPIEDLAEKHIPNPEDFAKRFVQAVRIAEVEPYRAVTHNKGIMNGIDAVVLATGNDFRAVEAGIHAYASKEGQYSSLSHAKIENGQFTFWLEIPLALGTVGGLTSLHPLVKFCLEMLEKPSAQELMQFVAVAGLAQNFAALRSLTTTGIQEGHMKMHLNNILNQFNVTEEERHNIKKHFKHHTISHSAVVNYIEELRK; translated from the coding sequence ATTAATCAATTGAAAATGAACAATACCATCGCAGGATTTTCAAAATTATCTAAAGAAGAAAAAATAAACTGGATTGCCAATAACTATTTTTCGACACCAACTGAAGCAATTGATTTATTAAAAAAATACTGGAATTCTGACAGTATTTTACAGCAATTACACGACGAATTCATTGAAAATACTATCACTAACTTTTATATTCCTCTTGGAGTTGCTCCAAATTTTTTAATCAACGGCAAAAATAGCTCAATACCAATGGCTATCGAAGAAAGTTCCGTTGTGGCAGCAGCAGCGAAATCAGCCAAATTTTGGGCTACTAGAGGTGGGTTCAAAGCAACAATAATCAACACCGAAAAAATTGGTCAAGTTCATTTCATCTACAAAGGAGATGCTAAAAAATTAAAGGATTTTTTCGCCGACATAAAAACCGCTTTCTTCTCAGACACCGAAGCGTTGACCAAAAATATGAGACAACGCGGAGGCGGAATTTTAGACATCGAGCTAAGAGATAAAACAGAATTGATTCCTGATTACTATCAATTGCATGCTACTTTTGAAACAAAAGATAGCATGGGCGCGAATTTTATCAATTCTTGCTTGGAGCAATTTGCTAAAACCTTAAAAGAAAAAGCAGAAAACTACGAATCATTTACGGCTGAGGAAAAGGAAATTGAAGTAATTATGAGTATTCTCTCTAATTATGTTCCGAATTGCCTAGTTCGAGCTGAAGTTTCTTGCCCAATAGAAGATTTAGCTGAAAAACATATCCCTAATCCTGAAGATTTCGCGAAACGTTTTGTGCAAGCTGTTCGAATTGCAGAAGTAGAACCTTATCGAGCAGTTACACACAACAAAGGCATTATGAATGGCATTGACGCCGTAGTTTTAGCCACAGGAAATGACTTTAGAGCTGTCGAAGCAGGCATTCATGCTTATGCTTCAAAAGAGGGACAATACAGCAGTTTGTCTCACGCCAAAATAGAAAACGGACAATTCACTTTTTGGCTAGAAATTCCATTAGCGTTAGGAACAGTTGGAGGTTTAACCTCGCTACATCCATTAGTAAAATTTTGCCTCGAAATGCTTGAAAAACCATCTGCACAAGAATTGATGCAATTTGTAGCTGTTGCTGGTTTAGCACAAAATTTTGCAGCACTTCGCTCTTTAACCACTACTGGCATACAAGAAGGACATATGAAAATGCATTTGAACAACATTTTAAATCAATTTAATGTCACCGAAGAAGAACGCCATAACATTAAGAAACACTTCAAGCACCACACTATTTCACATAGTGCCGTAGTGAATTATATTGAAGAATTAAGAAAATAA
- a CDS encoding GYDIA family GHMP kinase, which produces MRQTFYSNGKLLLTGEYLVLDGAKALALPTKMGQNLQIATLESPSIVWKSFDSDGTIWFEDELELEAIINYKEAAESSVKNTLLTILHHAHLLQPSFFQETVGYQIETALTFPKKWGLGTSSTLINNIAQWLKIDAFALLNNSFGGSGYDIACAQNDTPIFYQLENQKPIVTPLVFQPEFASNLYFVYLNQKQSSKNAIAAYYNKKHEKLKQNIANINKLSDAVATAKNIKSFANALQLHENELSAILELLTVHEALFSDFDGVVKSLGAWGGDFVLAIALEDPTAYFTSKGYSTVIPYKEMILDA; this is translated from the coding sequence ATGAGACAAACCTTTTATAGCAACGGAAAACTTTTACTGACTGGTGAATATCTTGTTTTAGATGGCGCAAAAGCGCTAGCGCTTCCAACCAAGATGGGACAAAATCTACAAATAGCTACCCTCGAAAGTCCTTCAATTGTATGGAAAAGTTTTGATTCAGATGGCACAATATGGTTTGAAGACGAACTAGAATTGGAAGCCATTATTAATTACAAAGAAGCCGCAGAATCCTCGGTTAAAAACACCTTGTTGACTATTTTACATCATGCGCATTTATTACAACCCTCATTTTTTCAAGAAACTGTAGGCTACCAAATTGAAACAGCATTGACTTTTCCAAAAAAATGGGGATTAGGAACATCCTCAACTTTGATTAATAATATCGCTCAATGGCTAAAAATAGATGCCTTTGCATTACTCAACAATAGTTTCGGTGGAAGCGGCTATGATATTGCTTGTGCTCAAAACGACACTCCTATTTTCTATCAATTAGAAAATCAAAAACCCATAGTTACCCCTCTAGTATTTCAACCTGAATTTGCTTCAAATTTGTATTTTGTGTATTTAAATCAAAAACAGAGTAGTAAAAATGCCATAGCAGCCTATTACAATAAAAAACACGAGAAATTAAAACAGAACATTGCAAACATTAATAAATTGAGTGATGCTGTTGCCACCGCGAAAAACATCAAATCTTTTGCTAACGCACTACAGCTACACGAAAACGAATTGAGCGCCATTTTGGAATTATTGACTGTTCATGAAGCCCTTTTCTCAGATTTTGATGGCGTAGTAAAAAGCTTGGGTGCTTGGGGAGGTGATTTTGTCTTAGCAATAGCTTTAGAAGACCCCACGGCATACTTTACAAGTAAAGGATACTCAACTGTTATTCCATACAAAGAGATGATTTTAGATGCTTAA
- a CDS encoding peptidylprolyl isomerase produces the protein MAVLAKIRQRSALLIGAIAIALFAFIIQDLIGKGGLGQNTKDVGSINEKDIAFEDFRLKVTNLEKSGQGITPTEAANRVWEQEVTLALLTTEFEKLGLRVGEKHIVEVLKADQNIGKNPMFLNAAGLFDLAKFKDFFKSNPEQAQFLKDREKDAEINAKYQIYNTLIKSSLYTTELEGKFKYEAEANKVNFAYVAGLYSTIKDSDVKVTDAEITEYMSKNKKKFKADESREISYILIEDKASAQDEAEVKNKITSLLSGSVVYNQATGKNDTVPGFKNAKNAIDFVNANSDVPYDSTYIAKKDLPAVDADRLFSLPAGAVYGPYKFGNYYCLSKSLGFKSGVNAKASHILISYEGTQVPNKREVRTKEEAKAKAESILAQVTANPDSFLMLAFTASDDSSAQQGGDLGYFGPNTMVKPFNDFVFGNGIGKVGLVETPFGFHVIKITDKQDGIRLATVAQRIEASEATSDKLFAQATQFEMEAADKDFDKLAKDMKLTVAPVVTAKALDENFGSLGNQRAIVRWAFEDDSKVGTVKRFEVANVGHVIAKIKSIDDSGLVAVSLARPYVEPILKNKKKAELIKAKMTGSSLEAIAKSVGAPVQQATGLTLENAVLPGGVGQEAKVVGNAFALAANKISAPIEGNTGVYVVKNVSTIKAPVLKSHAQYVTKMKAQTSGDSNRAIPSLKAAATIEDNRKQFGF, from the coding sequence ATGGCAGTTTTAGCAAAAATTAGACAACGTTCCGCTTTATTGATTGGAGCAATCGCAATTGCATTGTTTGCATTTATAATTCAAGACCTTATCGGTAAAGGTGGTCTTGGTCAAAATACAAAAGATGTTGGGAGTATTAATGAAAAGGATATCGCTTTTGAAGATTTTAGACTTAAAGTTACAAATCTTGAAAAGAGTGGTCAAGGAATTACTCCAACTGAAGCAGCTAACAGAGTTTGGGAACAAGAAGTTACTTTGGCTTTGTTGACTACTGAGTTCGAAAAATTAGGATTAAGAGTAGGAGAGAAGCACATCGTTGAAGTGTTGAAAGCAGACCAAAATATTGGTAAAAATCCAATGTTCTTAAATGCTGCTGGATTATTTGACTTAGCAAAATTTAAAGATTTTTTCAAATCAAATCCAGAACAAGCACAATTCTTGAAAGACAGAGAGAAAGATGCTGAGATTAATGCAAAGTACCAAATCTACAATACGTTGATAAAGTCTTCACTTTATACTACTGAATTAGAAGGTAAATTTAAATACGAAGCAGAAGCTAATAAAGTAAACTTTGCTTATGTAGCTGGTTTGTATTCTACTATCAAGGACAGTGATGTAAAAGTTACTGATGCTGAAATTACTGAGTATATGAGTAAAAACAAAAAGAAATTCAAAGCAGATGAGTCTCGTGAAATTTCTTATATTTTAATCGAAGATAAAGCTTCAGCTCAAGATGAAGCTGAAGTAAAAAACAAAATTACAAGTTTGTTGTCAGGAAGTGTAGTTTACAATCAAGCGACAGGTAAAAATGATACTGTTCCTGGATTTAAAAATGCTAAAAATGCGATTGACTTTGTTAATGCAAATTCTGACGTTCCTTACGATTCTACTTATATAGCTAAAAAAGATTTACCAGCTGTAGATGCTGACCGTTTGTTTAGCTTACCTGCAGGTGCAGTTTATGGACCATATAAATTTGGAAACTACTACTGTTTGTCTAAATCTTTAGGGTTTAAATCTGGAGTAAATGCAAAAGCAAGTCATATCTTAATTAGCTATGAAGGTACTCAAGTGCCAAACAAACGTGAAGTAAGAACAAAAGAAGAAGCAAAAGCAAAAGCTGAGTCTATCTTAGCTCAAGTTACTGCAAACCCTGATAGTTTCTTGATGTTAGCTTTTACTGCTTCTGATGATTCATCAGCTCAACAAGGTGGAGATTTAGGTTATTTTGGACCAAATACAATGGTTAAACCTTTTAACGATTTTGTTTTTGGAAATGGAATTGGAAAAGTAGGTTTAGTAGAAACACCATTTGGTTTTCATGTTATCAAAATTACGGATAAACAAGACGGAATTCGTTTAGCAACAGTTGCTCAAAGAATAGAAGCTTCTGAAGCTACTTCTGATAAATTGTTTGCTCAAGCGACACAATTTGAAATGGAAGCTGCTGATAAAGATTTTGATAAATTAGCAAAAGATATGAAGTTGACAGTTGCGCCAGTGGTAACTGCGAAAGCATTAGACGAAAACTTTGGTTCTTTGGGTAATCAAAGAGCAATCGTAAGATGGGCTTTTGAAGACGATTCAAAGGTAGGTACTGTTAAGCGTTTTGAGGTGGCAAATGTTGGTCACGTTATTGCAAAAATTAAGAGTATCGATGATTCTGGTTTAGTTGCTGTGTCTTTAGCAAGACCTTATGTTGAGCCAATTCTTAAGAACAAGAAAAAAGCAGAATTGATTAAAGCAAAAATGACAGGTAGTTCATTAGAAGCTATTGCAAAAAGCGTTGGCGCTCCAGTGCAACAAGCTACAGGTTTGACTCTTGAAAATGCTGTTTTACCTGGTGGAGTTGGACAAGAAGCTAAAGTTGTTGGTAATGCATTTGCTTTGGCTGCAAACAAAATTTCAGCTCCAATTGAAGGAAATACAGGAGTATATGTTGTTAAAAACGTGAGCACAATTAAAGCTCCAGTTTTAAAAAGCCATGCTCAATATGTTACAAAAATGAAAGCACAAACAAGTGGTGATAGTAATAGAGCTATTCCATCATTGAAAGCTGCTGCTACAATTGAAGACAACAGAAAACAATTTGGATTCTAG
- the lptC gene encoding LPS export ABC transporter periplasmic protein LptC, producing the protein MTFSIKLIFARLLFLTLLVSLFSCESNFKEVQKINISEFNPTGEADSINVKYTDSGRISAILLSSKMLDFSGVDFPFTEFPKGIDVTLFDAKGKKTFVKSNYAISYKRTGIIDLQGKVKITTQDGQVLETEQLYFDQKNEWFYTERRFTFSSPKGSSAGQGIDFSKDFKVINSQKISGEVDSNN; encoded by the coding sequence ATGACATTCTCCATAAAACTAATTTTTGCAAGGCTGCTTTTTTTGACACTACTGGTGAGTTTGTTTTCTTGTGAAAGTAATTTCAAAGAAGTTCAAAAAATCAACATTTCAGAGTTCAATCCAACTGGAGAAGCTGATTCTATCAATGTAAAATATACCGATTCAGGTCGAATTTCTGCTATTTTGCTTAGTTCTAAAATGCTCGATTTTTCCGGGGTTGACTTTCCTTTTACAGAATTTCCAAAAGGTATCGATGTTACTTTATTTGACGCCAAAGGGAAGAAAACGTTTGTGAAATCCAATTATGCAATCTCTTATAAAAGAACTGGCATTATTGATTTGCAAGGAAAAGTCAAAATTACTACCCAAGACGGTCAAGTTTTAGAAACGGAGCAATTGTACTTTGATCAAAAAAACGAATGGTTTTATACAGAACGACGATTTACTTTCTCCAGTCCTAAAGGCTCTTCTGCTGGTCAAGGGATTGATTTTAGCAAAGATTTTAAAGTTATAAATTCTCAAAAAATCTCTGGAGAGGTTGATTCCAATAATTAA
- a CDS encoding type III pantothenate kinase produces MILTVDIGNTRIKGAVFEQYTLVEFFVFEVEELQKKIENILKKYPNLKYLVVSSVGNLEKAFFLAFESRLKVHFVTHNDAFPFENKYATPKTLGIDRMVLAAGATLQFPRQNRLVIDAGTCVTYDCIDANDNYLGGAISPGIRLRYESLHNYTAKLPLLTMGNPETFIGDSTVNAIHSGVVNGLVYEIDGFIEEFKAKYSKFIIILTGGDADFLAMRLKNTIFANSNFLLESLNQTFQYTINND; encoded by the coding sequence ATGATTTTAACCGTAGACATTGGAAATACAAGGATTAAAGGCGCTGTTTTTGAGCAGTATACACTTGTTGAATTTTTTGTTTTTGAAGTAGAAGAACTTCAAAAAAAAATTGAAAATATTTTAAAGAAATATCCAAATCTCAAGTATTTGGTCGTTTCTTCGGTTGGAAATTTAGAAAAAGCCTTCTTTTTAGCTTTTGAATCTAGGCTTAAAGTTCATTTTGTAACCCATAATGATGCTTTTCCATTTGAAAATAAATACGCAACACCGAAGACGCTCGGAATTGATCGAATGGTTTTAGCCGCTGGAGCTACGCTTCAGTTTCCAAGACAGAATAGATTAGTCATTGATGCGGGGACATGTGTAACTTATGATTGTATTGATGCAAACGATAATTATCTTGGAGGTGCAATTTCGCCAGGAATTCGTTTGCGCTATGAGTCATTACATAATTATACCGCCAAATTGCCGTTGCTAACTATGGGTAATCCAGAGACTTTTATTGGCGACTCGACTGTAAATGCTATTCATTCTGGAGTTGTAAATGGATTGGTCTATGAAATTGACGGTTTCATAGAGGAATTCAAAGCAAAGTATTCAAAATTTATAATAATTTTAACGGGGGGCGATGCAGATTTTTTGGCTATGCGATTAAAAAATACCATATTTGCCAATTCAAATTTCCTTTTAGAGAGTTTGAATCAAACATTTCAATATACAATCAACAATGATTAA
- a CDS encoding helix-turn-helix domain-containing protein — translation MELLSCPKCQSDRIIKSGIISNKQRYSCKKCNYFFTVNKLGKKIDDYYVSKALQLYLEGLSYREIERILGVSHVTISNWVKSYNIKKPSHANYHPTYRILNHSELIDYLKNKSLLAGAGMIITELGDKFMLIKWERFKD, via the coding sequence ATGGAACTTTTAAGCTGTCCAAAATGCCAAAGTGATCGCATAATTAAAAGCGGCATTATTAGCAATAAACAAAGATACTCTTGCAAAAAATGCAATTATTTTTTCACCGTAAATAAATTGGGGAAAAAAATTGACGATTATTATGTTTCCAAAGCTTTGCAGCTCTATTTGGAAGGCTTAAGTTATCGTGAAATTGAACGTATTTTGGGCGTTTCTCACGTAACTATTAGTAATTGGGTTAAATCCTATAATATTAAAAAGCCATCACACGCTAACTACCACCCTACTTATCGTATTTTAAATCATTCCGAACTAATAGATTACCTAAAAAATAAAAGTCTCTTAGCGGGAGCAGGAATGATCATAACCGAGCTTGGAGATAAATTCATGCTTATTAAATGGGAGCGCTTTAAAGACTAA